ACGGAACATGGGTGCGCGTCGCGTCGCAGCGCGCACCCACACCCCGCCGAGGTCCCATCCCGGCGGCATCATCTACGCTTGAATACATGGCTCTCACCCTCACGTCAGCCGACCTCCCGCTGCTCTCGGCGGGGGCATCGTTCTGCGGCACTGGCGGCGGCGGCTCCCCCAAGCTCACCGAGCTCATGGTTCGCTCGGCATTCTCGGAGCCGATCGAGGCCGTCCTCCCGGGCGAACTGCCGCCGGACACTCAGTGCTTCGCGCCCGCATTTGCCGGGTCGACGCTTCTACTCAGCGAACGACTCCCCTCACACGACGACTTCGGCAAGCTCATCGCGGTCGCCGAGCGGTGGATCGGCGCGAGGCTTGAGGCGGCCTGCTCGTTCGAGGCCGGCGGGATGAACGCGCTGACACCCTTCCTCTTCGCCGGCGACCGCCTCATCATCGACGCCGACTGCAGCGGGCGCGCCGTCCCGACTCTCGACCGCACGAGCCTCTACATCGAGCGGCTTCCCGGGCTGTTCGCCGTGTGTTCCACGGGTGCCGGCGGCGTCGCCCTCATCACATCCGAACGCGCGAAGGACGTTGACGGCCTCATGCGGGCGGCGATGATCCAGTCCGGTGGCGCGGGCGCCGTGCTGTTTGCCGGCTTCAGCGCCCGCGACCTCGAGACGGCTTCGCTCCATGGGCACCTCGCGCGCTCCCTCGAGTTCGGTCGGGCGCTCCTCGAGACCGCCACCGCCCCGGTCTCGACGCTCGCCGACCGGCTCGGCGCCACGCTCGTTGGCGAAGGCAGAATCGTGAGCCTCACCCAGGATTCCCGCGACCCTCATGTGCATGCCGCCGAGGTCGCCGGGAGAGACGGCTCCGTGATCCGGCTCGTGTCGCGCTCGGAACACCTCGCCGTACTCGTCGACGGCGAGACTGTCGCGGCCGCGCCCGAGTACATCGTCGCGGTCGACGTGCTCTCGCGTGAACTCATCGAGGTGACGGACCTGCGGCTGCACCGGCACGTGGCGATCCTGACCCGCCCCGCCGACGACTGGTGGCGCAACTTCCCGCGGCGCGCGGCGAAACTCTATCCGTCGTCGTACGGCCTGACCGGATTGGATCCCGAATGGTAACCACCCCGCGCACCCCACAGGCTACGCTCGACCTCGCGAGCCTGCTTGCCCACCCCGACAGCGGCGGCGTCACCCACATCGCAGGCCCGGCGACCGGCACCTGGCAGAACCTCACTGTCGACGAGCCCGAGTCAGCCGCCGAGGGGCTGCTCGTCGCCACCACCGCGTTTCCTAGCACGAGCTGGCAGCAGGACGCGCTCGTGCGCCGGGTCCGCGATCGCGGGTTCGCAGCCCTCGCACTGACTGGCGCCAGACTTGCTGGCCCTGGCGCACGAAAGCTCGCGGACAGGCTCGAGCTCACCCTGCTCGACGTTGACCGCCCGATAGCGCTCGCCCGAGCCGGCTGGCAGCTCCAGCAGGCCAGGGACGCACTTACTATCGACTACGTACGCAAGGTCGCGCAGGCCTTCGAATACCCCGCGGCGGACCTCGCCGACCTGCTCGGTCACCTGTGCGCAGCCATCGGGCATGGGATCGCTCTCATCGATTCCGG
Above is a window of Leucobacter aridicollis DNA encoding:
- a CDS encoding DUF917 domain-containing protein — encoded protein: MALTLTSADLPLLSAGASFCGTGGGGSPKLTELMVRSAFSEPIEAVLPGELPPDTQCFAPAFAGSTLLLSERLPSHDDFGKLIAVAERWIGARLEAACSFEAGGMNALTPFLFAGDRLIIDADCSGRAVPTLDRTSLYIERLPGLFAVCSTGAGGVALITSERAKDVDGLMRAAMIQSGGAGAVLFAGFSARDLETASLHGHLARSLEFGRALLETATAPVSTLADRLGATLVGEGRIVSLTQDSRDPHVHAAEVAGRDGSVIRLVSRSEHLAVLVDGETVAAAPEYIVAVDVLSRELIEVTDLRLHRHVAILTRPADDWWRNFPRRAAKLYPSSYGLTGLDPEW